A DNA window from Danio aesculapii chromosome 14, fDanAes4.1, whole genome shotgun sequence contains the following coding sequences:
- the dpf2l gene encoding D4, zinc and double PHD fingers family 2, like — translation MATAVENIVKVLGEQYYKDALEQCHNYNARLCAERSILMPFLDSQTGVAQSNCYIWMEKRHRSAGTAPGQLYTYPARRWRKKRRAHPPEDPALVFPPLKTAELELGLKKDVLGPLDGSSLEALLKGEPLDKRVTTELRPPEEESSLAEVTGTSTASSHSGSTRIRKRILEPEDYLDDLDDEDFEEETPKRRSKGKSKGRGVGNGKKKLEAAAAAQEDRDKPYACDICGKRYKNRPGLSYHYTHSHLADEEGEDKEEPEIHTPAPPEEPKTPKKGPNGLALPNDYCDFCLGDSSMNQKTGQSEELVSCSDCGRSGHPSCLQFTAVMMAAVKTYRWQCIECKCCNVCGTSENDDQLLFCDDCDRGYHMYCLSPPMSDPPEGSWSCHLCLALLKDKASIYQSQNPAME, via the exons ATGGCGACTGCCGTGGAGAATATCGTTAAAGT GCTCGGAGAGCAGTATTATAAAGATGCTTTGGAGCAGTGTCATAATTATAATGCCCGGCTGTGTGCGGAGAGAAGCATCCTCATGCCCTTCTTGGACTCCCAGACTGGAGTCGCTCAAAGCAACTGCTACATTTGGATGGAGAAGAGGCACAGGAGTGCAG GCACGGCACCAGGACAGCTGTACACATATCCCGCCCGGCGCTGGAGAAAGAAAAGAAGAGCTCATCCACCAGAAGATCCAGCACTGGTTTTTCCTCCTCTTAAAACTG cCGAGCTGGAACTAGGACTTAAAAAAGATGTGTTGGGCCCATTGGATGGGAGCAGTTTGGAAGCCCTGCTGAAAGGAGAGCCGCTGGATAAAAGGGTCACCACAGAGCTCAGACCACCTGAAGAAGAATCCAGTCTTGCTGAAGTCACTGGAACCAGTACAGCCAGCAGCCACAGCGGCTCCACACGCATCAGGAAG AGAATCCTTGAGCCAGAAGACTACTTGGATGATCTGGATGATGAAGATTTTGAGGAGGAGACTCCAAAAAGACGGAGCAAAGGAAAGTCTAAG GGTAGAGGAGTTGgaaatggaaaaaagaaattGGAAGCTGCTGCAGCTGCCCAGGAAGATCGAGACAAACCGTATGCTTGTGACA TCTGTGGGAAGCGCTATAAGAACAGGCCAGGTTTGAGTTACCATTACACTCACTCTCATCTGGCTGATGAGGAGGGAGAGGACAAAGAAGAGCCTGAGATTCACACACCTGCACCACCAGAGGAACCCAAGA CTCCTAAGAAAGGACCAAATGGCCTGGCTTTGCCTAATGACTACTGTGACTTTTGCCTGGGCGACTCCAGCATGAACCAGAAAACAGGGCAGTCTGAGGAGCTGGTGTCCTGCTCTGATTGTGGACGGTCAG GACATCCTTCGTGCCTGCAGTTCACTGCTGTGATGATGGCTGCTGTGAAGACTTACCGCTGGCAGTGCATTGAGTGCAAGTGCTGCAATGTTTGTGGCACATCTGAGAATGAC GACCAACTTCTGTTCTGTGATGACTGTGACAGAGGATACCACATGTACTGCCTCAGCCCTCCCATGTCAGACCCTCCAGAAG GAAGCTGGAGTTGCCACCTGTGTCTGGCTCTTCTGAAGGACAAGGCCTCCATTTATCAGAGCCAGAACCCTGCAATGGAGTGA
- the hnrnpa0a gene encoding heterogeneous nuclear ribonucleoprotein A0a, which produces MTAQMENQLCKLFVGGLNVQTTDDGLRNHFEQYGKLTDCVVVQNQQLKRSRCFGFVTYSSPDEADSAMSARPHILDGNNVELKRAVAREDAGKPEALAKVKKIFIGGLKDDIEEDHLRDCFSQFGAVEKAEVITDKETGKKRGFGFVYFEDNDSADKAVVLKFHIINGHKVEVKKALTKQEMQAAGSRGGGRGGRGGGRGMGRPQNGYGGRGGGYGNYGGGGYGGNDGYGGGYGGGYGGGYGGGYGDQMEGYGGGNGYNDFGSGYGQQSSGYGPMKEGKQWNDLSKIPLLSAAA; this is translated from the exons ATGACGGCTCAAATGGAAAACCAGCTTTGCAAGCTATTTGTCGGCGGTCTTAACGTCCAGACTACCGACGATGGGCTACGAAACCATTTCGAGCAGTACGGCAAGCTCACGGACTGCGTGGTGGTGCAGAACCAACAATTGAAGCGCTCGCGTTGCTTCGGTTTTGTGACCTACTCGAGTCCGGATGAGGCAGACTCCGCCATGTCGGCCCGACCTCACATTCTAGACGGCAATAACGTGGAGCTGAAAAGAGCCGTGGCCCGGGAAGACGCGGGTAAGCCCGAGGCTCTCGCAAAGGTAAAGAAGATCTTTATCGGCGGTCTAAAAGACGATATCGAAGAGGATCACCTCCGTGACTGCTTCTCGCAGTTCGGCGCGGTGGAGAAGGCGGAGGTGATCACGGACAAAGAGACCGGCAAGAAGCGAGGCTTCGGCTTTGTCTATTTCGAAGATAACGACTCGGCCGATAAAGCCGTGGTGCTCAAATTCCACATCATTAACGGCCATAAAGTTGAGGTAAAGAAGGCCCTCACCAAGCAGGAGATGCAGGCTGCCGGTAGCCGCGGCGGTGGTCGCGGCGGCCGAGGAGGCGGAAGGGGGATGGGCAGACCGCAGAACGGCTACGGCGGGCGCGGTGGAGGATACGGCAACTACGGTGGCGGTGGCTATGGGGGCAACGACGGCTACGGTGGTGGCTATGGAGGCGGATACGGTGGCGGGTATGGGGGAGGCTACGGGGACCAAATGGAAGGCTACGGCGGTGGTAACGGCTACAATGACTTTGGCAGCGGCTATGGCCAGCAGTCCTCTGGCTATGGCCCAATGAAAG AGGGTAAACAATGGAATGATTTAAGTAAAATCCCACTTCTAAGCGCAGCTGCTTGA